The sequence GGCGTTGGTGCCGCGCATCGCCAGCCGGTGCGGATCAAGCTTCTCGGTCAACTCGGGCGGTACGCTGCCGCCGAGGAAGGCTTCCGCTTCCGACCAATGAAATGCCACGCGAAAGTACGCGCAGCAGGCACCGCAACGCAGGCAGGGATGTTCCATCGAAGCGACCGGGGGCGCCCCAGGGCGCGCAGGAGGCAGATTCTAGAGCAGCGGGCAGCGCTAGCGCAGCTTGAAAAGCCGGAGCTGCCCCCGCCTACCCTTCCCTGCAGGCAGGGGCGCGACTTTGCAGGCAGGCAGTCGCCTTGCAGCTGCCTGCCTGGGATCTCATGGTTCGCCGGCGAAGGTATCGCACTGGGCCATGTCGCCGCTGTCGAAGCCGGCCTTGAACCACTTCACCCGCTGCGCCGAGGTGCCGTGGGTGAACGTGTCCGGGCGCACCCGGCCCTGCGCCTGCTGTTGCAGGGCATCGTCGCCGATGTGGCTGGCTGCGTTCAGCGCCGACTCGATGTCGCCCGGCTGCAACCAGTTCAGGTCCCTCTGGCTGTGGTTGGCCCATATGCCGGCGTAGCAATCCGCCTGCAGTTCCTGCCGCACCGACAGACCATCGGCGCCGTCCATCGGCACGCCGCGCTGCTGCAGCTGGCGGACCTTGTCGAACACCCCGGTGAGCTTCTGCACGTGGTGGCCCACTTCGTGCGCGATCACGTAGGCACGGGCGAAATCGCCGGAGGAGTGCAGCTCGTCCTGCAGTTGCTGGAAGAACGCCAGGTCCAGGTACACCTTCTGGTCGCCCGGACAGTAGAACGGCCCCACCGCCGTGGTGGCGCCGCCGCAGGCCGTGGCCACGCCGCCGCTGAACAGGTGCAGCTTGGGCTCGACATAGGTCGCACCGCGCGCCTGGAAGATCTCGCCCCAGCTCTGCTCGGTCGAATGCAGGACCGCACTGACGAAGGCCTGCTGTTCGGGATCGACCTGGGCGGGCTGCCCGCTTTGTGTCGGCGTGCCCGGCAGGCCACCGCTCTGGTCCAGCAGCGCCAGCGGATTCTTGAAGAAGATCCAGCCCAGCAGCGCCAGCACGATCAGGCCGCCCAGGCCCATGCGGCCGCCACCACCAAAACGCGGACCACCGCCGCCACCGCTGTCGACCTCGACATTGCTGCTGCTGCCGCCTTTCCGCCAATCCATAGGAATCCCCTCATTGACTGATGCACACGCCCCGAATGCGCGCGTGGCGAAGATAACGCGTCGACCGGGATCACGCCACGGCGCCCACTGCCGCTAAAG is a genomic window of Rhodanobacter thiooxydans containing:
- the ypfJ gene encoding KPN_02809 family neutral zinc metallopeptidase — translated: MDWRKGGSSSNVEVDSGGGGGPRFGGGGRMGLGGLIVLALLGWIFFKNPLALLDQSGGLPGTPTQSGQPAQVDPEQQAFVSAVLHSTEQSWGEIFQARGATYVEPKLHLFSGGVATACGGATTAVGPFYCPGDQKVYLDLAFFQQLQDELHSSGDFARAYVIAHEVGHHVQKLTGVFDKVRQLQQRGVPMDGADGLSVRQELQADCYAGIWANHSQRDLNWLQPGDIESALNAASHIGDDALQQQAQGRVRPDTFTHGTSAQRVKWFKAGFDSGDMAQCDTFAGEP